A segment of the Nasonia vitripennis strain AsymCx chromosome 2, Nvit_psr_1.1, whole genome shotgun sequence genome:
ttgaaatattcattgtAAGTGTTGTGCATGgataagataaaaaaacaTCTTGAGagcaaaattgaaatgtttgttttatacaatacttgtcattttttattacagCCTTCAGTTCGATCCAGCACCAAGACGTGGAGAGCCACATGTCACCAGACGAACACCAGATTATTTCCTGTAAGATGCCAATCAGCGAGGAAGCAGATGTTAAGGTAGGGGAATGGATTGATGCTGGCTTTATAGAGATGCCACAGAACATAACCTATAATAGAACATCGTTATGAGTGTAAGGCCCCGAGCTACCCTTACACGCCATATATAGTCTCAAGTATTATATAATGGCTCGCGTTATGGTGTCTCCTAGAGAGACTAATTGCGCGCTCGCGTATTTGTGCGTAAGTACACCATACACGTAGATTCAACAACACTTGTAcacattaagaaaaaaaaacaataacgtACACATGTACCGAGTTAATTCACCTAAAAGCATTGAGTTTGACGATTTTCATTGTATGgcttatattttcattaaagaATACAATCCTGAAAACGACGGGTAAATGCGGTCGTTATTATGGAAGGCTTAAAAAAATGggtgaaaatgttctaataTCCTAAATCAATGTTAACTTATTGAGAGACAAAGAAAAGTTTCCTGAACAGATATGCATCTTTTTCCTAATTGTACTGCGAAAATGACTATTGTCGTTGATGATACGAAATAAGtactaaaatgaaaataattgtatttaaaaTAACTCGCGTTCTAACAGGTATGAAAGAGGCATTAAATATTTCTCCAAACAAAAGCATGTGAAgcataaagaaaaaaaggaggggTTTGATGTAATTGTGACCATGCTTTTGCCAATGCTCACTATTGCATTTGAAATTTCGGGTCGAATAAGTTTGTATTCATTATTGCTTTTATCTCACGATTGTCAAACACAGTGTTCTTAGAGCTTGCAAGGGGTTTTAGCCAGAGTATTGAATGAAAGATTTGAGATATTTTAAATCGGAGTCACGTGGATGGACCATACATTTTCTCTATtcgaatttattttgatacatTTACCTATGTCAAAACACAAATTGTTCAAACAAATTCATTTGTAAATTAAGAAGTTTTATActtgtctctctttctctcttttgcaAACAGGAGAAAATAAAGGACAAATTTACTGGAACAATACATACacataaaatatgaatttctttatatatatttattacaagCTTTTGTTTTATGTATAAGTGCGCACTCTTGGCATTTACTGTGTCTGTTTTTTATCGTGTAGCATTTTTTTTGTCTACTTCAAATTCATGAATGTATTGATCGCCGAAataaagtagaaaaatataCATCATAACACATTTACATCGATCTTGGATGAAacgatttttcaataaaaaggcGCACTTGATTCACGAAATCATAAACATTTCTACCGAAAGTTGATTGTTCATAATGATGATATTGACGAACTTTTTACTGATTCGAAAATAAACATGCAGATTGTCTTGAACAGAAAACGCATAATTCAAGCCAAAATAAACTTGAGTTATTGTGTCAAATCATTGTATATTGATGCGATCGACAGTTTTGTGCGATGAACGCgatttaaaatgaataaaataaatctacAGAATTAAAAGAAGACCTGCAAATGTATTCTTAGAGTTAAGCAAGCATTGAAATAATTACGATAGTGCACCTAGAGTGGTGGCTTTCTTAAAACACATATAAAGTAATGAAGTGCCGCGAGGTGAACGCAAACGACCAGacgaataaaataacaaatgtTTAGTACCATATGTAGTAGCAATTTGTCAAGACTGTGAATCGTCAAAATTCAATTGTAtctatgaaataattttcTAATCAAGTGTCAACTCTAAACCTATCAAACATGTGTGCTATCAAACatcacattttttatttattgtgtacttgctttaaaaaaaaagttggatGGATTTATACAGAAACATAAAACTATGGTTCCTTTGACttgaatttttacttttttaaaaaagcatcagcgtacttatttatttttttttatagagtCATTTTAAGGTAAGGCTTTACATGATACAAAATAACATGATGAATCTGTACGAAgtctataataataaaaaacgtaAGCTAAATTTAACATGaaagaaagaataatttttcatggGATTTCAAGATTTCTGTGTATTTCTGTTTGACTTTTTATATAACTTACAATTACGGGAAAGAAGAAAcaatttaatcattttaaagTTCTTGTAAGAAGGAAGCTATGTTTAAAATCATCATATAGTATTAATGATAACAATCAAGCGAGTTTAGTAGCAGTACGACattatgataaataaaataataggcACTTAGAAATTGTATAGCTAATTTTGTATTTGCtccataattattataatcacgATTATACTTTATATGAAAACGAGCTAAAAAAATTCCGGAACATCCAAAAAGCATGGACAAAATTGTATAATGTAAAGTATTGATATATAGCATGCTCATTATTTAATGATATAACTCCATTTTTGTTTGGCCATTGTCACAAATTAAAGAGGTTTGTTACTGACGAATCGCGTTGTAGCGAGAAAAAGTGAAACCTTCCacctttttttgtaaaagaagacaaagagagagagacatacAATGCGCAAGATTTTCAGATTATCAGCGGGCAAGTTGACTATAATAAACGCACGTCAacacatttttcgcattttttaaaatctcagTTTAAACTGACTTATTAAACCTAAAAGTatcgctataaaaaaaataaaataagaaagcaACTCGAATTATAGAATCAAGTCCAAGCACCGACAATAATGAAAGCGACATTTTCGATTAATATAATCTTTTTAAAGACATTCTTATCCATAACCATCTTAATAAATGTATGATCAAAGTAGAATGTCataaactttttataaaaaacagaACGCGTATTCTCTAGTGCGACAATAttactttaattattttaaatttgaaaatctccAATCAAGttgattgcattttttaagaAACGACAGCGACTTTTAGAAGAATATTGGCGTTCGTAAAATTTATTCGATGTGCGATAAAGGTAGTCAACTTGCGCGTGCTATCtaacgcgattttttttcgctatAAATATACTTATGTTTTACTCTTGGCCGTATATCTACTTGACGGCAAGAAAAGCTCAGAAAAAGGCACAGTAAAGTTGATAAATTCTGCTGCTAAACCCATTATTGTGTCATTATATCATGAGAAGAGGAAACAAATTGAACCAAGTAATTTCATGCGAGTGTTGGTCCCtcattttttgattaattcttttcatttacaaacatctATCAGattattgacaaaaaaataaataaataaaataaaaccagaaaATGATCTTTTGTGTACAAATTTCCTTTTATTCTCTTATActgcatatttttacaataagaaTGCATTGTCAACATTGTTTAATGACAACTAGTTGTGCTTATAAAAACGTTTATACATAAACTTTCATTATTCTAATATAAAGCATTTGTGAAAATTTATGAAActtttaacatttacaaattttCATACACTTTTACAAGTACTTTAGAAGGAGAAACATGTTTCTCAAGCTTATTCagcataaaaacaaaaatgcttttgATAGTATTTTTGTGTACatctttttaaattcatttgttctatatttacaaaaatatctattttatttgattaaaATCTTACTAGCGAGCATTTTATACATATCAATAAAAAATCTACCTGAGATTATTATTGGTAACCTTTAcagtttaaaattaattttatgattataACTCAGTACTTTGTTATTATGCTCTTTTGTAAGATAACAAGAATTTATTTCCTATTTCCATTaactaattaattataataatagtcttcttgtatgaaaaataaataaaacaaaacaatttgtttatataacaaaataaataagtagaaaaaaaactatGTTGCTATTTTGAGTCCTGTATCTAAATTGAGTAGTTGTTTCATCACTTCGTAAGTCGCAAAACTCGTAGCCACCATTGGAATAGCacgcaaataatttatactcATTCCACGATAGAGTCCTTTAACTATACCGTTTTCTTCATATACTACCCTCAATGTGTAAACCATGCCATTACTGAAgaaaatatcattaaaattaagaattgACATTTCTTATGAACAGTACAATCTTAAACATTTTTACCTAAATTTGTACGTGTCTGGATTCATCATTGCCAGTTGCATGCGTCTTCTGGTAACATCTAGTGGATACGAAAAGCTTTGTGCCACTGCTCCAGCCACACCACCACACAATAATTTACCAGGAATTGTTAAAACCAATCCACCTATGTGGAGAAAAAGCAGTCGAGTAataaatttctaaaatattgCCCAAGAATCAGACTGTTTATCAACTTGTGTGAATAATTTTCTCACCAGTATTTTTATCACATTTGTTACATAATACAGTGGGAAAATATTTCATGCAGAGATATTTGAATTTCTCAAACGAGTAGAAAGAAAATCCAGCATAGGGTATCATGCCACAAACAGTAGGAGTGAATCCCCTGTACAATGCCCTGAAACCACCttcctaaaataaaataacaggAATGAAATACTGTTAAACAAAATAAGTAGTGGAGAAATAGGTAAGTAAACAGAGTTCAGCACAAACATCTTTAAATATAGAAACTGCTGTATGAATAATGCCCGTGTAAACATGTTCCCCGGTCACTTGAAAAGCAAGTCGGGCTCGAATTGTATCTAATGGATAGGTAAGCGCAACAGCTGTGACTCCTGCGCACGAACCAGCTATGAATTTATCGGCTTCTGTTCGATGGCCTAGTAGATTACCCAAGTACTGTAAAATTTCAGACATGAGTAATATGATCAAAGGTCAAAGTTTACATAGAGATAAGAAGAAAA
Coding sequences within it:
- the LOC100118607 gene encoding graves disease carrier protein: MSSSTFSSQTEKNLEFIFKSFLAGGIAGMCSKTTVAPLDRIKILLQAHSNHYKHLGVFSGLREIIHHEHFFALYKGNFAQMVRIFPYAATQFTAFEIYKKYLGNLLGHRTEADKFIAGSCAGVTAVALTYPLDTIRARLAFQVTGEHVYTGIIHTAVSIFKDEGGFRALYRGFTPTVCGMIPYAGFSFYSFEKFKYLCMKYFPTVLCNKCDKNTGGLVLTIPGKLLCGGVAGAVAQSFSYPLDVTRRRMQLAMMNPDTYKFSNGMVYTLRVVYEENGIVKGLYRGMSINYLRAIPMVATSFATYEVMKQLLNLDTGLKIAT